A region of Tigriopus californicus strain San Diego chromosome 7, Tcal_SD_v2.1, whole genome shotgun sequence DNA encodes the following proteins:
- the LOC131884070 gene encoding N-lysine methyltransferase KMT5A-A-like — translation MPKFVECIHSSTTSQKMTYEVELRRSTRRSLAALEREHRQLIYRRLSADNDNECHVGVKMFPEKGRGVVALRDFEKGQFVLEYAGELINIARAKERERKYSLDPSTGCYMYYFNYNDLNYCIDATKQSNRPSRLVNHSRIQPNLQTKLITFQGQPRLILLARVKIKRGSELLFDYGDRSKSSIAAHPWLAQ, via the coding sequence ATGCCCAAGTTTGTCGAATGCATTCACTCTTCCACAACTAGTCAGAAAATGACGTATGAAGTGGAACTCCGACGGTCCACCCGGCGATCGCTTGCTGCCCTAGAAAGAGAGCATCGCCAACTAATTTATCGCCGCCTCTCGGCAGATAATGACAATGAGTGTCATGTGGGTGTGAAAATGTTCCCCGAGAAAGGGCGTGGAGTTGTGGCCCTCAGAGACTTTGAAAAGGGTCAATTTGTTCTGGAGTACGCGGGGGAATTGATCAATATCGCACGTGCCAAAGAGAGGGAAAGGAAGTATTCCCTGGACCCAAGTACGGGTTGTTACATGTACTATTTCAATTACAACGACCTTAATTACTGCATTGATGCCACCAAACAATCCAATCGGCCCAGCCGATTGGTTAATCATTCGCGAATCCAACCCAATCTTCAAACCAAACTAATCACCTTCCAAGGCCAACCAAGGTTGATCCTCTTAGCTCGTGTGAAGATAAAAAGAGGATCAGAACTCCTGTTTGACTACGGAGATCGCTCTAAATCAAGCATTGCGGCCCATCCATGGCTGGCTCAATAG